One genomic region from Nocardia vinacea encodes:
- the ftsX gene encoding permease-like cell division protein FtsX: MRAGFLLNEVLTGLRRNVTMTIAMILTTAVSLTMLGGGLLALRIADKTQNYFMDRVEIRLYLSDLVSANDRDCSLNPCQQLMSDLKKTDGVVSVQFINSDEAMKEATEVTFKDQPEMLDMIKDTRLPASLRVKMTDADQYPRIYQTFNGKDGIQSVLNDKDTVDRLVGVFDGLRNAAFALAALQALAALLLIANMVQIAAFSRREEVGIMRMVGATRWYTQLPFLLEAVVAALAGSILAVVGLFLAQPLVVNRGLGALFNSNVFPHITGEDVALVSLTIAPLGIVFAAITAYGTLRYYVRD; the protein is encoded by the coding sequence ATGCGCGCTGGATTCCTGCTCAACGAGGTCCTCACCGGCCTGCGTCGCAATGTCACCATGACCATCGCGATGATCCTGACCACCGCGGTATCGCTGACCATGCTCGGTGGCGGTCTGCTCGCGCTGCGAATTGCGGATAAGACCCAGAACTACTTCATGGATCGGGTCGAGATCCGGCTCTACCTCTCCGATCTGGTCTCGGCGAACGATCGGGACTGTTCACTGAATCCGTGTCAGCAGCTGATGTCGGATCTGAAGAAGACCGACGGTGTGGTCTCGGTCCAGTTCATCAACAGCGACGAGGCGATGAAGGAAGCCACCGAGGTGACCTTCAAGGACCAGCCCGAAATGCTGGACATGATCAAGGACACCCGCCTGCCCGCGTCCTTGCGCGTGAAGATGACCGATGCCGATCAGTACCCGCGGATCTACCAGACATTCAACGGTAAGGACGGGATCCAGAGCGTACTCAACGACAAGGACACCGTGGACCGCTTGGTCGGGGTGTTCGACGGCCTGCGGAATGCGGCATTCGCGTTGGCGGCATTGCAGGCATTGGCCGCACTGCTGTTGATCGCGAATATGGTGCAGATCGCGGCGTTCAGTCGACGCGAGGAGGTCGGCATCATGCGGATGGTCGGTGCGACGCGCTGGTACACGCAGTTGCCGTTCCTCCTGGAAGCGGTGGTCGCGGCCTTGGCTGGATCGATTCTGGCGGTTGTCGGGTTGTTCCTCGCGCAACCGTTGGTGGTGAACCGCGGACTCGGTGCGCTCTTCAACAGCAATGTCTTCCCGCACATCACAGGTGAGGACGTCGCACTGGTGTCCCTGACCATCGCACCACTCGGCATCGTATTCGCCGCGATAACCGCCTACGGCACGCTGCGCTACTACGTTCGGGACTGA
- a CDS encoding mechanosensitive ion channel family protein: MDVPQAFSTSTDFTTWLRSSGLEIVLLLLGVVLFSRFATFIRDRITRKIDAGFRSSDALVRSEAAKHRHALAQVVTWVVLTVVYVLVGMEVLRRMGFAVTGLVAPAAVLGAALGFGAQRIVQDILAGFFLITERQYGFGDVVRIAVTGSAEHAEGTVEDVTLRITTLRNADGEVITVPNGQIVKVTNLSKDWARAAIDVPVAASVDITRINEILHEVGTKAYEDRRLKPLLLDEPTVMGVEDLTVDQMNIRMVARTLPGKQFEVGRELRVRVAAALRREGISETT, translated from the coding sequence TTGGACGTACCCCAGGCTTTCTCCACGTCCACCGACTTCACCACCTGGCTGCGGTCCTCCGGTCTAGAGATCGTCCTGCTGCTCCTCGGCGTGGTGCTGTTCAGCCGTTTCGCCACCTTTATCCGGGATCGGATCACCCGCAAGATCGACGCCGGATTCCGCAGCAGCGACGCGCTCGTCCGGTCCGAGGCTGCCAAACATCGCCATGCGCTGGCCCAGGTGGTCACCTGGGTGGTGCTGACCGTCGTCTATGTCCTGGTCGGCATGGAAGTGCTGCGGCGGATGGGTTTCGCGGTCACCGGTCTGGTCGCACCCGCGGCCGTACTCGGCGCCGCACTCGGCTTCGGCGCACAGCGGATCGTGCAAGACATTCTTGCCGGATTTTTCCTGATTACCGAGCGGCAGTACGGATTTGGTGATGTGGTTCGCATCGCTGTCACTGGATCCGCGGAGCACGCCGAGGGTACGGTCGAGGACGTCACGTTGCGGATCACCACACTGCGCAATGCCGACGGTGAGGTGATCACCGTGCCCAACGGCCAGATCGTCAAAGTGACCAATCTCTCGAAGGATTGGGCGCGCGCCGCGATCGACGTTCCGGTTGCGGCCAGCGTCGACATCACCAGGATCAACGAGATCCTGCACGAGGTCGGTACAAAGGCGTACGAGGACCGCAGATTGAAGCCGCTGCTGCTCGACGAGCCCACCGTGATGGGCGTCGAAGACCTGACAGTGGACCAGATGAATATTCGAATGGTTGCCCGAACGTTGCCAGGCAAGCAGTTCGAGGTCGGTCGCGAGTTGCGGGTGCGAGTCGCCGCGGCATTGCGCCGGGAGGGAATCAGTGAGACCACGTAG
- a CDS encoding NAD(P)H-dependent oxidoreductase, with translation MSLKLAVIIGSVREGRFAPTVANWFVEEAARHGQFEIDLIDLAEADLPLALPAVSPAMDPNPERPAGMTDLSNRLGEADAFVILTPDYNRSYPAALKAAIDWHFTQWDSKAIGFVGYSGASGGLLAIEHLRQVFNELNAHTVRNYVSFPRYYLLFDAEGKLLDPTEPAAAAQSMLDQLHWWASALAAARSVPAAA, from the coding sequence ATGTCCTTGAAGCTCGCGGTGATCATCGGCAGCGTCCGGGAGGGACGCTTCGCGCCGACCGTGGCCAACTGGTTCGTCGAGGAGGCCGCCCGGCACGGACAGTTCGAGATCGACCTGATCGATCTGGCGGAGGCCGATCTGCCATTGGCGCTGCCCGCGGTTTCCCCAGCGATGGACCCCAACCCGGAACGCCCGGCCGGGATGACCGACCTCAGCAACCGGCTCGGTGAAGCGGATGCGTTCGTCATCCTCACTCCGGATTACAACCGCAGCTACCCGGCCGCGCTGAAGGCCGCCATCGACTGGCACTTCACCCAATGGGACAGCAAGGCAATCGGTTTCGTCGGCTACAGCGGCGCGAGCGGCGGCCTGCTCGCCATCGAACACCTGCGCCAGGTCTTCAACGAACTCAATGCCCACACCGTCCGCAACTACGTCAGCTTCCCTCGCTACTACTTGCTCTTCGACGCCGAAGGCAAACTCCTCGACCCGACCGAACCCGCCGCAGCCGCGCAGTCCATGCTCGACCAACTCCACTGGTGGGCAAGCGCCCTCGCCGCCGCCCGCTCCGTCCCCGCCGCCGCATAG
- a CDS encoding helix-turn-helix transcriptional regulator, with the protein MSDNELGLFLRTRREAVTPAQVGLPTGPRRRTPGLRRAELATLAGVSVEYITRLEQGRDRRPSPPVLSALADALALMPSERIHLHRLTKGADPGFNCMGGAQPPREVRPAVRAILDRLEPAPALVVNRLREVLAWTEGFERLMAPIGLLDHEHRANLALFAFTDPRARTAFPDWDHIADELVAALKQGPFRSDPHIAALADELTVAAGAEFTRRVESVPSLAAATGTTRLTHPEAGNLRLTYETLELSADDDQQLIVYLPADEATAAALDALAGRRPGGLRAVSG; encoded by the coding sequence GTGAGCGACAACGAGTTGGGTCTTTTTCTGCGCACCCGCCGTGAGGCGGTGACACCGGCCCAGGTCGGCCTGCCCACCGGACCGCGCCGCCGAACCCCCGGCCTGCGTCGCGCCGAACTGGCAACCCTGGCGGGTGTGAGCGTCGAATACATCACACGCCTCGAGCAGGGACGCGACCGCCGACCCTCGCCACCGGTGCTGTCCGCGCTCGCCGACGCCCTCGCCTTGATGCCGAGCGAACGCATCCACCTGCACCGTCTCACCAAGGGCGCCGATCCGGGTTTCAACTGCATGGGCGGTGCGCAACCGCCGCGCGAGGTGCGGCCCGCGGTCCGCGCCATCCTCGATCGCCTGGAACCCGCGCCCGCGCTGGTCGTCAACCGACTGCGCGAGGTGCTCGCCTGGACCGAGGGATTCGAGCGCCTGATGGCGCCGATCGGACTGCTCGACCACGAACACCGCGCCAATCTCGCCCTGTTCGCCTTCACCGACCCGCGCGCCCGCACCGCCTTTCCCGACTGGGACCACATCGCCGACGAATTGGTCGCCGCACTGAAACAAGGCCCGTTCCGCAGCGACCCGCACATCGCCGCCCTCGCCGACGAACTGACCGTCGCCGCCGGTGCCGAGTTCACCCGCCGCGTGGAATCCGTGCCCAGCCTCGCCGCCGCCACCGGAACCACCCGCCTCACCCACCCCGAGGCAGGCAACCTGCGCCTCACCTACGAAACCCTGGAACTCTCAGCCGATGACGACCAGCAGCTCATCGTCTATCTCCCCGCCGACGAAGCCACCGCGGCCGCCCTCGACGCCCTCGCCGGCCGTCGCCCAGGCGGGCTGCGTGCCGTCTCCGGCTGA
- a CDS encoding metallophosphoesterase: protein MIGRRGFLAGAATTAAGASLVGLSPADAVPVASGVTKFDFPTDRNVRVLVTGDAGTGTRTQWAVADAMRDYHRRQPFSLALGLGDNIYESGPYSAVDAQFTDKFENPNAGLDFPWLMVLGNHDNSSVLGGDGGWLLRGNSEVEYHANSPRWWMPSRYYSVRIPEQQPVVEFFVLDVNPLAAYIPPIFDPYWAVDGQFMNEQRAWLDRAIAESPAEWKIACTHHPYANNGPHGDAGHYEGLSVAPINGIHAKQFFEDHVVGKCHFILSGHDHSLQVLEPTAGSKGTRQLVSGAAAKTVAAEPKLNPGGSGNAVLFENYHELGFMVMDLTASTVDLTVVTVDLASGGASAAFAHRLA from the coding sequence ATGATCGGGCGGCGCGGGTTCCTGGCGGGTGCGGCCACCACAGCGGCAGGTGCATCGCTGGTCGGTCTATCGCCCGCCGACGCGGTTCCGGTCGCGAGCGGTGTCACCAAATTCGACTTCCCGACCGACCGCAATGTGCGGGTGCTCGTCACCGGCGATGCGGGCACCGGCACCCGCACCCAGTGGGCCGTCGCCGACGCAATGCGGGATTATCATCGCCGCCAACCGTTTTCGCTCGCCCTCGGCCTCGGTGACAATATCTACGAGAGCGGACCCTACAGCGCCGTCGATGCCCAGTTCACGGACAAATTCGAAAACCCCAATGCGGGACTGGATTTCCCGTGGCTCATGGTGCTCGGCAATCACGACAACAGTTCGGTCCTCGGCGGCGACGGTGGCTGGCTGTTGCGCGGCAACAGCGAGGTCGAGTACCACGCGAATTCGCCACGCTGGTGGATGCCGAGCCGGTACTACTCGGTGCGGATACCCGAGCAGCAGCCGGTGGTCGAATTCTTTGTGCTGGATGTCAATCCGCTCGCCGCCTACATCCCGCCGATCTTCGACCCGTACTGGGCGGTCGACGGCCAGTTCATGAACGAGCAGCGCGCCTGGCTCGATCGCGCGATCGCCGAATCACCCGCTGAGTGGAAGATCGCCTGCACCCACCACCCGTATGCGAACAACGGTCCGCACGGTGACGCTGGTCACTACGAGGGGCTTTCGGTAGCACCGATCAACGGCATCCACGCGAAGCAGTTCTTCGAGGACCATGTCGTCGGCAAATGCCACTTCATCCTCTCCGGGCACGATCATTCGCTGCAGGTGCTCGAGCCGACTGCGGGGTCGAAGGGCACACGCCAGCTCGTCTCCGGTGCGGCTGCCAAAACCGTAGCGGCGGAACCGAAGCTGAATCCCGGCGGCTCCGGCAACGCCGTCCTGTTCGAGAACTATCACGAGCTCGGCTTCATGGTCATGGACCTCACCGCGAGCACCGTCGACCTCACGGTGGTCACCGTCGATCTCGCGAGCGGTGGTGCCAGTGCGGCGTTCGCGCACCGACTTGCCTGA
- the hisN gene encoding histidinol-phosphatase, which yields MADYSSDLELALRLADEADGITRARFGALDLRVDAKPDLTPVSDADLAVEKAIRQVLGQERPGDSVLGEEFGGDVEFSGRQWVIDPIDGTKNFVRRVPIWATLIALLEDGVPVVGVVSAPALARRWWAAAGSGAWARVDSDAPKPISVSAVGELGSASLAFSSLSGWRERDLREKFLDLTDAVWRVRGYGDFFTYCLLAEGAVDIATEPEVSLWDLAALDILVREAGGRFTSLAGTPGPHGGDAIATNSLLHDAVLTRLR from the coding sequence GTGGCTGACTACTCCTCCGATCTCGAACTTGCGCTGCGATTGGCCGATGAGGCCGATGGGATTACCCGGGCGCGGTTCGGAGCGTTGGATTTGCGGGTCGACGCGAAGCCGGATCTGACGCCGGTGTCGGATGCGGATCTGGCGGTGGAGAAAGCGATACGACAGGTGCTCGGGCAGGAGCGGCCCGGGGATTCGGTGCTCGGTGAGGAGTTCGGCGGTGACGTCGAGTTCAGCGGACGGCAGTGGGTGATCGATCCGATCGATGGCACCAAGAACTTCGTGCGCCGGGTGCCGATTTGGGCGACGCTGATCGCGCTGCTCGAGGACGGCGTTCCGGTGGTCGGCGTGGTGAGCGCGCCCGCATTGGCGCGCCGGTGGTGGGCGGCGGCCGGTTCCGGTGCCTGGGCCCGCGTCGATTCCGATGCGCCGAAACCGATTTCGGTCTCCGCGGTCGGTGAGCTCGGCTCGGCCAGCCTGGCCTTCTCCAGCCTGTCGGGCTGGCGCGAACGCGATCTGCGGGAGAAGTTCCTCGACCTCACCGACGCGGTATGGCGGGTCCGCGGCTACGGCGATTTCTTCACCTACTGCCTGCTCGCCGAGGGCGCGGTCGATATCGCCACCGAACCCGAAGTCTCCCTGTGGGACCTGGCCGCCCTCGACATCCTCGTCCGCGAAGCAGGCGGCCGCTTCACCTCCCTCGCCGGCACCCCCGGCCCCCACGGCGGCGACGCCATAGCCACCAACTCTTTACTCCACGACGCTGTCCTTACAAGGTTGCGCTGA
- a CDS encoding DMT family transporter, translating into MTAVLLALVAAVGYGVSDFFGGVASRRVTALRVVVVSYPMSTLFVLALLPLVGGTPDTASMLWGLAAGVASGFAVWWFYAALASGPMAVVSPLTALLVAGIPVLVGLVIGERPGPLAIAGIVFALGAVYLVSRESPDDVTEEIIGGRELRFTRKVALLTIGSGAAFGLAFVFLHETHASAGVWPLLAQRGAASPMVWLIALSAGEFRPLRGEPLRLAAYIAVLDTIANAALLYAFHGSLLSLVSVIGSLYPAATVLLAMVLLGERVGRQQQVGMVLALASVGLIAAA; encoded by the coding sequence TTGACCGCTGTCCTCCTTGCGCTGGTCGCCGCAGTCGGCTACGGCGTGAGTGATTTCTTCGGTGGTGTTGCGTCGCGACGGGTGACTGCCCTGCGTGTCGTGGTCGTCTCCTATCCGATGTCGACGCTGTTCGTCCTCGCGCTGCTACCACTGGTCGGTGGAACCCCGGACACCGCATCGATGCTGTGGGGACTCGCGGCCGGTGTGGCGAGCGGCTTCGCGGTGTGGTGGTTCTATGCCGCGCTGGCCAGCGGTCCGATGGCGGTGGTGTCGCCGCTGACAGCGCTGTTGGTGGCGGGTATTCCGGTGCTGGTCGGTCTGGTGATCGGCGAGCGCCCCGGTCCGCTCGCAATCGCCGGCATCGTGTTTGCACTCGGCGCGGTGTACCTGGTGAGCCGTGAGTCACCCGATGACGTCACTGAGGAGATCATCGGCGGGCGTGAGCTGCGCTTCACCAGGAAAGTCGCGCTGCTCACCATCGGCTCTGGCGCGGCCTTCGGACTCGCGTTCGTCTTCCTGCACGAAACTCACGCGAGCGCCGGGGTCTGGCCGCTGCTGGCCCAACGCGGTGCGGCAAGCCCGATGGTCTGGCTGATCGCCTTATCAGCGGGGGAGTTCCGGCCGCTGCGCGGTGAACCACTGCGGTTGGCGGCCTATATCGCGGTGCTGGACACCATCGCGAATGCCGCACTGCTGTATGCCTTCCACGGTTCGCTGCTGTCGCTGGTGAGCGTGATCGGTTCGCTGTATCCGGCCGCGACCGTCCTGCTGGCAATGGTGCTGCTCGGGGAACGGGTGGGTCGGCAGCAGCAGGTCGGGATGGTGTTGGCATTGGCCTCGGTCGGGTTGATCGCTGCGGCCTGA
- the recQ gene encoding DNA helicase RecQ, protein METPDAFAAVTTDGAPVAESGAAQEVLRRVFGYDSFRGDQREIVEHVVGGGDALVLMPTGGGKSLCYQVPALVRPGVGVVVSPLIALMQDQVDALSALGVRAGFLNSTQFPDERRMVEAQFVAGELDLLYLAPERLRLESSAALLDRGKVALFAIDEAHCVSQWGHDFRPDYLGLSMLHERWPDVPRIALTATATAKTRDEIIERLDLGAARRFVASFDRPNIQYRIEPKNRPDRQLLDFIKAEHAGDAGIVYCLSRNSVEKTAAFLTENGVEAVPYHAGLDSRTRAANQARFLREDGLVVVATIAFGMGIDKPDVRFVAHLDLPKSVEGYYQETGRAGRDGLPSTAWMVYGLADVVQQRKMIDSSDGDATHRRQLQLHLDAMLALCETVSCRRTQLLAYFGQSGQSCGNCDTCLTAPETWDGTVPAQKVLSTVLRLKRERGQSFGAGHIVDILLGKSNPKVLQHDHHELKVFGIGTDLRDVEWRGVIRQLLAQGLLAVHGDYGVLILTEASNEVLFDGREVLLRREPERAVKPARTPKAAKGKSPAADLSTADVPLFEKLREWRAATAKEQGVPAYVVFHDATLREVAARKPASLSELGTVGGVGENKLAKYGEGVLAVLAGEVSNA, encoded by the coding sequence GTGGAAACCCCCGATGCTTTCGCGGCTGTAACGACCGACGGTGCCCCGGTCGCTGAATCCGGTGCGGCACAAGAGGTTCTACGCCGGGTGTTCGGCTACGACAGCTTCCGCGGTGATCAGCGGGAGATCGTCGAGCACGTGGTCGGCGGCGGAGACGCCCTGGTGCTCATGCCGACGGGCGGCGGTAAGTCGCTGTGCTATCAGGTGCCCGCACTGGTGCGTCCCGGCGTCGGCGTGGTGGTGTCACCGCTGATCGCATTGATGCAGGATCAGGTGGACGCGCTCAGCGCGCTCGGCGTGCGCGCCGGATTCCTGAACTCGACGCAGTTCCCGGACGAGCGGCGGATGGTCGAGGCGCAGTTCGTCGCGGGGGAATTGGATCTGCTGTATCTCGCGCCCGAGCGGCTGCGCCTGGAGTCGTCCGCCGCCCTGCTGGATCGTGGCAAGGTGGCGCTGTTCGCCATCGACGAGGCGCATTGCGTATCCCAGTGGGGCCATGACTTCCGACCCGACTATTTGGGCCTGTCGATGCTGCACGAGCGCTGGCCCGACGTGCCGCGGATCGCGCTCACCGCGACCGCGACGGCGAAGACCCGCGACGAGATCATCGAGCGCCTCGACCTCGGCGCGGCTCGCCGCTTCGTCGCCAGTTTCGACCGGCCCAATATCCAGTACCGGATCGAACCCAAGAACCGGCCGGATCGGCAGCTGCTGGACTTCATCAAGGCCGAGCACGCCGGCGACGCCGGCATCGTCTACTGCCTGTCGCGCAACTCGGTGGAGAAGACCGCGGCCTTCCTCACCGAGAACGGCGTCGAGGCGGTTCCGTATCACGCGGGCCTGGACTCGCGCACCCGCGCGGCCAACCAGGCACGATTCCTGCGCGAGGATGGCCTCGTCGTGGTCGCGACGATCGCCTTCGGTATGGGCATCGATAAGCCCGACGTGCGCTTCGTCGCCCATCTCGATCTGCCCAAGTCCGTCGAGGGCTACTACCAGGAGACCGGGCGAGCGGGCCGCGACGGGCTGCCGTCGACCGCGTGGATGGTCTACGGACTCGCCGATGTGGTGCAGCAGCGCAAGATGATCGACTCCTCCGACGGCGACGCCACCCACCGGAGGCAACTGCAGCTGCATCTGGACGCGATGCTCGCGCTGTGTGAAACGGTGTCCTGCAGGCGAACTCAGCTACTGGCCTACTTCGGACAGTCGGGGCAGTCGTGCGGCAATTGCGACACCTGCCTGACCGCGCCGGAAACCTGGGACGGCACCGTCCCCGCGCAAAAGGTGCTCTCCACGGTGCTGCGGTTGAAACGTGAACGCGGTCAGAGCTTCGGCGCGGGCCATATCGTCGATATCCTGCTCGGCAAATCGAATCCCAAAGTGCTGCAACATGATCATCATGAGCTGAAGGTCTTCGGCATCGGCACCGATCTGCGCGATGTCGAATGGCGCGGTGTCATAAGGCAATTGCTCGCACAGGGACTACTCGCCGTGCACGGCGACTACGGCGTGCTCATCCTCACCGAGGCCAGCAACGAGGTGTTGTTCGACGGCCGGGAAGTGCTACTGCGCCGCGAACCGGAGCGTGCGGTCAAACCGGCGAGGACACCCAAGGCGGCGAAGGGCAAGTCCCCGGCTGCCGACCTGTCTACCGCAGACGTGCCGCTGTTCGAGAAGCTGCGTGAATGGCGGGCCGCGACGGCCAAGGAGCAGGGCGTACCCGCCTACGTCGTCTTCCACGACGCGACGCTGCGGGAGGTCGCCGCACGCAAGCCCGCGAGCCTGTCCGAACTCGGGACGGTCGGCGGTGTCGGTGAGAACAAACTGGCCAAGTACGGCGAAGGAGTACTCGCCGTCCTGGCCGGAGAAGTGAGCAACGCATGA
- the ftsE gene encoding cell division ATP-binding protein FtsE: MRNVTKSYQTSTRPALDNITVDVRKGEFVFIIGPSGSGKSTFMRLLLKEEAPTAGEIRVADFQVDRLPGRKVPKLRQRMGCVFQDFRLLQQKTVAQNVAFALEVIGKRRQFIDRTVPEVLDMVGLGGKADRLPHELSGGEQQRVAIARAFVNRPLVLLADEPTGNLDPDTSGDIMLLLERINRIGTTVVMATHDNHIVDAMRKRVVELDRGRLIRDDAIGVYGVGR, translated from the coding sequence ATGCGGAACGTGACCAAGTCGTATCAGACCTCGACGCGACCCGCGCTGGACAACATCACCGTCGATGTGCGCAAGGGCGAATTCGTCTTCATCATCGGCCCGTCCGGTTCGGGCAAGTCGACCTTCATGCGACTGCTGCTCAAGGAAGAGGCCCCGACCGCGGGCGAGATCCGGGTCGCCGACTTCCAGGTCGACCGGCTGCCCGGGCGGAAGGTGCCGAAGTTGCGTCAGCGCATGGGTTGCGTATTCCAGGACTTCCGGCTGCTGCAGCAGAAGACCGTGGCCCAGAATGTGGCGTTCGCGCTGGAGGTGATCGGCAAGCGGCGCCAGTTCATCGACCGGACCGTGCCCGAGGTGCTGGATATGGTCGGGCTCGGCGGCAAGGCCGATCGGCTGCCGCACGAATTGTCCGGTGGCGAGCAGCAGCGTGTTGCGATCGCCAGGGCCTTTGTGAACCGTCCGCTGGTCCTGCTCGCCGATGAGCCGACCGGCAACCTCGATCCCGACACCAGCGGCGACATCATGCTGCTGCTGGAGCGGATCAACCGCATCGGCACGACCGTGGTGATGGCCACACACGACAATCACATCGTCGACGCGATGCGTAAGCGAGTGGTGGAGTTGGACCGGGGCCGGCTGATCCGCGACGACGCGATCGGCGTCTACGGGGTGGGCCGGTAA
- the prfB gene encoding peptide chain release factor 2 — protein sequence MHPDVSADLAELDATLKTVESVLDVEELRRRIDELEHQAADPDLWNNQEHAQQVTSELSHAQSELRRVEDLRQRLDDLSVLYELAEEEEGEARVAALADADGERATLHSDVEAMEVRTLLSGEYDKREALVNIRSGAGGVDAADWAEMLMRMYIRWADRHKYSVEVYDTSYAEEAGIKSATFAVKSPYAYGTLSVEMGTHRLVRISPFDNQGRRQTSFAEVEVLPVVETTDHIEIPEGEVRVDVYRSSGPGGQSVNTTDSAVRLTHIPTGIVVTCQNEKSQLQNKISAMRVLQAKLLERKRQEERAEMDALKTNEGASWGNQMRSYVLHPYQMVKDLRTNYEVNNPTAVLDGDIDGFIESGIRWRMREQAS from the coding sequence GTGCATCCTGACGTCTCCGCTGACCTCGCCGAACTCGACGCCACGCTCAAGACCGTCGAGTCGGTCCTCGATGTCGAAGAGCTGCGTCGACGGATCGATGAGCTCGAGCACCAGGCCGCCGATCCCGATCTGTGGAACAACCAGGAGCACGCGCAGCAGGTCACCAGTGAGCTGTCGCACGCGCAGAGCGAGTTGCGCCGGGTCGAGGACCTGCGCCAGCGCCTAGACGATCTGTCCGTTCTGTATGAATTGGCCGAGGAAGAAGAGGGCGAGGCCAGGGTCGCCGCGCTCGCCGACGCCGATGGCGAGCGGGCCACGCTGCACAGCGATGTGGAGGCCATGGAGGTCCGCACCCTGCTCTCCGGCGAGTACGACAAGCGTGAGGCGCTGGTCAATATCCGCTCCGGCGCAGGTGGTGTGGATGCCGCCGACTGGGCCGAAATGCTGATGCGCATGTACATCCGCTGGGCGGACCGGCACAAGTACTCCGTCGAGGTCTACGACACCTCCTACGCCGAAGAGGCGGGCATCAAGAGCGCCACCTTCGCGGTGAAGTCGCCGTATGCCTACGGCACCCTCTCGGTGGAAATGGGCACGCACCGCCTGGTCCGGATCAGTCCGTTCGACAATCAGGGCCGCCGCCAGACCTCCTTCGCCGAGGTCGAGGTGCTACCGGTGGTCGAGACCACCGACCACATCGAAATTCCCGAGGGCGAGGTCCGCGTGGACGTCTACCGGTCCTCGGGTCCCGGCGGCCAGAGCGTCAACACCACCGACTCCGCGGTGCGCCTCACCCATATCCCGACCGGCATCGTCGTGACCTGTCAGAACGAGAAATCCCAGCTGCAGAACAAGATTTCGGCCATGCGGGTGCTGCAGGCCAAACTGCTGGAACGCAAGCGGCAGGAGGAGCGCGCCGAGATGGATGCGCTCAAAACCAACGAGGGCGCGTCCTGGGGTAACCAGATGCGCTCCTACGTGCTGCATCCGTACCAGATGGTCAAGGATCTGCGCACCAACTATGAAGTCAACAATCCGACTGCCGTGCTCGACGGCGATATCGATGGTTTCATCGAATCCGGAATTCGTTGGCGAATGCGAGAGCAGGCGAGCTAG
- the smpB gene encoding SsrA-binding protein SmpB yields MKEQGRKVIATNRRARHNYTILDIYEAGIALVGTEVKSLREGKASLVDAFATVDNGEVWLRGLHIPEFSHGTWTNHSPRRVRKLLLHKREIERLVGKSREGNQTLVPLSMYFSDGKVKVELALAKGKQDYDKRQDLAKRTAEREVTRELGRRIKGMR; encoded by the coding sequence ATGAAGGAACAGGGGCGCAAGGTCATCGCGACCAACCGCCGGGCGCGGCACAACTACACGATCCTGGACATTTACGAGGCCGGGATCGCGCTGGTCGGTACCGAGGTCAAGAGTCTGCGCGAGGGTAAGGCCTCGCTGGTGGACGCCTTCGCGACCGTCGACAACGGCGAGGTGTGGCTGCGGGGTCTGCACATTCCCGAGTTCAGCCACGGGACCTGGACCAACCACTCCCCGCGCCGGGTGCGCAAGTTACTGCTGCACAAGCGCGAGATCGAGCGGCTGGTCGGCAAGTCACGTGAGGGCAACCAGACATTGGTGCCGCTGTCGATGTACTTCTCCGACGGCAAGGTCAAGGTCGAGCTCGCGCTCGCCAAGGGTAAGCAGGACTACGACAAGCGACAGGATCTGGCCAAGCGCACCGCCGAGCGCGAGGTCACCCGAGAACTGGGGCGGCGGATCAAAGGCATGCGTTGA